One region of Oryza glaberrima chromosome 7, OglaRS2, whole genome shotgun sequence genomic DNA includes:
- the LOC127779113 gene encoding uncharacterized protein At2g23090-like has protein sequence MGGGNGQKSKMARERNMEKNKGAKGSQLEANKKAMNIQCKICMQTFICTTSETKCKEHAEAKHPKSDLTACFPHLKK, from the exons ATGGGCGGCGGCAATGGGCAGAAGTCGAAGATGGCGAGGGAGAGGAACATGGAGAAGAACAAGGGCGCCAAGG GGAGCCAGCTTGAGGCCAACAAGAAGGCCATGAACATCCAG TGCAAGATATGCATGCAGACTTTCATCTGCACCACCTCTGAGACCAAGTGCAAAGAGCATGCTGAGGCGAAGCATCCGAAGAGCGACCTCACCGCGTGCTTCCCTCACCTCAAGAAATAA
- the LOC127779112 gene encoding casein kinase II subunit alpha-2-like, which yields MSKARVYTDVNVLRPKEYWDYEALTVQWGEQDDYEVVRKVGRGKYSEVFEGINVNNNEKCIIKILKPVKKKKIKREIKILQNLCGGPNIVKLLDIVRDQHSKTPSLIFEYVNNTDFKVLYPTLTDYDIRYYIYELLKALDYCHSQGIMHRDVKPHNVMIDHELRKLRLIDWGLAEFYHPGKEYNVRVASRYFKGPELLVDLQDYDYSLDMWSLGCMFAGMIFRKEPFFYGHDNHDQLVKIAKVLGTDSLNSYLNKYRIELDPQLEALVGRHSRKPWSKFINADNQHLVSPEAIDFLDKLLRYDHQDRLTAREAMAHPYFLQVRAAENSRPRAQ from the exons ATGTCCAAGGCCAGGGTCTACACCGACGTCAACGTGCTGCGCCCCAAGGAGTACTGGGACTACGAGGCCCTCACCGTCCAATGGGG TGAGCAGGATGATTATGAAGTTGTAAGGAAAGTTGGGAGAGGAAAATACAGCGAGGTCTTTGAGGGTATTAATGTCAACAACAATGAAAAATGCATTATCAAAATTCTCAAGCCTGTGAAGAAAAAGAAG ATCAAAAGAGAGATAAAAATACTTCAGAATCTTTGTGGAGGTCCAAATATCGTGAAACTGCTTGATATTGTTAGAGATCAGCACTCAAAAACACCAAGCTTGATATTTGAATATGTCAACAACACAGATTTCAAAGTGCTATACCCAACCCTGACAGATTATGACATCCGTTATTATATCTACGAGCTACTGAAG GCTTTAGATTACTGCCATTCACAAGGCATCATGCACCGCGATGTGAAGCCTCACAATGTTATGATAGATCACGAACTTCGAAAACTCCGATTAATAGACTGGGGCCTTGCTGAATTCTACCACCCTGGCAAGGAATATAATGTCCGTGTTGCTTCAAG GTACTTCAAGGGACCTGAGCTTCTTGTTGACTTGCAAGATTATGACTACTCTTTGGACATGTGGAGTCTTGGTTGCATGTTTGCTGGAATG ATCTTCCGCAAGGAGCCATTTTTCTATGGTCATGACAACCATGATCAACTTGTTAAGATTGCAAAG GTACTTGGGACAGACAGCCTGAATTCATACTTGAACAAGTACCGTATTGAGCTTGACCCACAGCTTGAAGCCCTCGTTGGAAG GCACAGCAGGAAACCTTGGTCAAAGTTTATTAATGCTGACAACCAACATCTAGTATCCCCAGAG GCCATCGATTTCCTTGACAAGCTTCTTCGCTATGATCACCAGGATAGACTTACTGCACGTGAAGCTATG GCACACCCATACTTTCTCCAAGTGAGGGCTGCGGAGAACAGTAGGCCTCGTGCACAATAG
- the LOC127778833 gene encoding uncharacterized protein LOC127778833, whose amino-acid sequence MALGALLRRARALPRLPQGAAARSFSAPNAGHFSSSNAGHFIQRCQEALLEELIWNEVYAKHNEARVRRLINSLVRSLGDVPKQKGFTKTFSQEFGMVVKELEKDMNMSFKSFKVPLRRLILRTLDKYQQQGSDALLKNSLESKVHSSHWGDAHANPNFWTKAFGLSLLLSFFSFEVGQQYETLNGEGELPK is encoded by the exons ATGGCTCTCGGagctctcctccgccgcgcccgcgccctccCCCGCCTGCCCcaaggcgccgccgcgcgctccttCTCCGCCCCCAACGCCGGCCACTTCTCTTCCTCCAACGCCGGCCACTTCATTCAG CGATGTCAGGAAGCACTGCTTGAAGAATTGATCTGGAATGAGGTGTATGCCAAGCACAATGAAGCTAGAGTAAGGCGCCTTATCAATTCGCTTGTGAGGTCGCTCGGTGATGTTCCAAAACAAAAGGGTTTCACTAAGACATTTTCTCAAGAATTTGGGATGGTTGTGAAGGAACTAGAAAAGGATATGAATATGAGTTTTAAATCATTCAAAGTGCCACTACGAAGGCTCATCCTCAGGACTTTGGACAAG TATCAGCAGCAGGGAAGTGATGCTTTACTGAAGAATTCTCTGGAATCCAAAGTGCACAGCAGCCACTGGGGAGATGCACATGCCAATCCTAATTTCTG GACTAAAGCATTCGGACTAAGCCTCCTCCTCAGCTTCTTCAGCTTCGAAGTTGGACAGCAATACGAAACTCTCAATGGAGAGGGAGAGCTTCCAAAGTGA
- the LOC127778663 gene encoding peroxidase 50-like, with product MMVVVMRRRMAAAAMLVLVAMAGGATVCAAQLRRNYYAGVCPNVESIVRGAVARKVQETFATVGATVRLFFHDCFVDGCDASVVVASAGNNTAEKDHPNNLSLAGDGFDTVIKAKAAVDAVPGCRDRVSCADILAMATRDAIALAGGPSYAVELGRLDGLRSTASSVNGRLPPPTFNLDQLTALFAANGLSQADMIALSAGHTVGFAHCNTFAGRIRGSSVDPTMSPRYAAQLQRSCPPNVDPRIAVTMDPVTPRAFDNQYFKNLQNGMGLLGSDQVLYSDPRSRPIVDSWAQSSAAFNQAFVTAMTKLGRVGVKTGSQGNIRRNCAVLN from the exons atgatggtggtggtgatgaggcggcggatggcggcggcggcgatgctggtGCTGGTCGCTATGGCGGGCGGCGCCACCGTGTGCGCGGCGCAGCTCCGGCGGAACTACTACGCCGGCGTGTGCCCCAACGTGGAGTCCATCGTCCGCGGCGCCGTGGCGAGGAAGGTCCAGGAGACGTTCGCCACCGTCGGCGCCACCGTGCGGctcttcttccacgactgcttcgtcgacGGCTGCGACGCGTCGGTGGTGGTCGCGTCGGCGGGGAACAACACGGCGGAGAAGGACCACCCCAACAACCtctccctcgccggcgacggcttcGACACCGTCATCAAGGCCaaggccgccgtcgacgccgtgcCGGGATGCCGCGACcgcgtctcctgcgccgacatcctcgccATGGCCACCAGAGACGCCATCGCGCTG GCCGGAGGACCGTCGTACGCGGTGGAGCTTGGGCGGCTGGACGGGCTGAGATCGACGGCGAGCAGCGTCAACgggaggctgccgccgccgacgttcAACCTCGACCAGCTCACGGCGCTCTTCGCCGCCAACGGCCTCTCTCAGGCCGACATGATCGCCCTCTCCG CGGGGCACACGGTGGGGTTCGCACACTGCAACACATTCGCGGGCCGGATCCGTGGGTCGTCGGTGGATCCAACGATGAGCCCAAGATACGCGGCCCAGCTACAGAGGTCGTGCCCGCCCAACGTGGACCCGCGGATCGCCGTGACCATGGACCCGGTGACGCCGCGGGCCTTCGACAACCAGTACTTCAAGAACCTGCAGAACGGGATGGGCCTTCTGGGCTCTGACCAGGTGCTGTACTCGGACCCACGGTCCAGGCCCATCGTGGATTCTTGGGCCCAGAGCAGCGCCGCCTTCAACCAGGCCTTCGTCACGGCTATGACCAAGTTGGGCCGGGTTGGGGTCAAGACCGGGTCGCAAGGCAACATTCGTCGCAATTGTGCAGTGCTCAATTAA